Proteins encoded in a region of the Candidatus Woesearchaeota archaeon genome:
- a CDS encoding sugar phosphate isomerase/epimerase, producing MQFNSGYYHPMDRAYDSGLQHDVTADAPTAPLGVIERPDLPELDTETKQAISADLGIKDVGMSVPLGIAATNVQGVQAKIWAGAGNIEIGFPGAIRGQRNAQTPEMWGAEQRRALREIAKVNEVNFTTHSSYNLPGLSGTDQHGNFSWQQRKMAVDEVRRAIEFAADVHDGGSVVVHTGEYDRPISEQPWARDKTGRLLFKQYFKEPEQAIFRVIDDRTGQLMQTVQKNRKVARPKWKVSKEETPYTDANGMIVNPGEYIDYEGNKIVDPYDTVHGRVPDYNENTRRFETRLLSFDDFIDEAKKRNEYREQKLGRPLTPEETTLPEEEFMRATLETQEGHSRGWALQYAQDFKREGEALRKLLDLRKFYAKLDESLPEEEKWKILRSHDGYRYYSSMLTPETKHPLQILDDEIASLRSRMEFARQASASQEQQAQDTAETKEHIKAAIKRVWEAGFRGYAEGGIYAMEKSKDPERPIMITLENIFPERYGGHPAELKELVEGSRREMVKLLTEKNINNPDSTAPESRIINNPYYHPQINKQEAEKLAEKHIKVTIDTAHANLWRKYYQDDPAKTREQNDAGFDKWLVSQFEDLAKAGMIGNVHLVDNYGYQDDHLAPGEGNAPVREVVKMLKKYGYKGAYTVEPGADASTNNSDFHGLMKTWRHFGSPVYGLSGSTRVGAPQNSWTDIQYSYFGRTYPPYFIFGAYAPSNDWTLWTGVPME from the coding sequence ATGCAATTTAATTCAGGATATTATCACCCTATGGATAGGGCATATGACAGTGGACTACAGCATGATGTTACTGCTGATGCACCAACCGCTCCCCTGGGAGTTATCGAAAGACCAGACCTTCCTGAATTAGATACTGAAACAAAGCAAGCCATTAGTGCTGATCTGGGAATTAAAGATGTCGGTATGAGTGTTCCACTTGGAATAGCTGCCACGAATGTTCAAGGCGTACAGGCAAAGATTTGGGCAGGTGCTGGCAATATTGAGATTGGCTTTCCAGGAGCTATTCGAGGACAGCGAAATGCACAAACCCCTGAGATGTGGGGTGCTGAGCAACGACGAGCATTACGCGAAATCGCAAAAGTCAATGAGGTTAATTTTACGACTCATTCCTCGTACAATCTTCCTGGACTAAGTGGAACAGACCAACACGGCAATTTCAGCTGGCAGCAGCGCAAAATGGCTGTTGATGAAGTCAGAAGAGCTATTGAATTTGCCGCTGATGTTCATGACGGCGGCTCGGTTGTTGTTCATACCGGTGAGTATGACAGGCCAATTTCTGAACAGCCCTGGGCAAGAGATAAAACAGGAAGGCTTCTGTTCAAACAATACTTCAAAGAGCCTGAGCAAGCAATCTTCCGTGTTATTGATGACAGGACAGGACAGTTAATGCAAACCGTTCAGAAGAATAGGAAGGTCGCAAGGCCAAAGTGGAAAGTGAGCAAAGAAGAAACACCTTATACTGATGCCAATGGGATGATAGTCAATCCTGGAGAATATATTGACTATGAAGGAAACAAGATTGTTGATCCCTATGATACGGTTCATGGAAGAGTCCCTGACTATAATGAAAATACACGGAGATTTGAAACACGCTTACTTAGCTTTGACGATTTCATTGATGAAGCAAAAAAAAGAAACGAATACAGGGAACAAAAATTAGGAAGACCCTTAACACCAGAGGAAACCACCCTACCTGAAGAAGAATTCATGCGTGCAACCTTGGAAACTCAAGAAGGACACTCCCGCGGTTGGGCATTGCAGTATGCACAAGACTTTAAGCGTGAGGGAGAGGCACTCAGGAAACTTCTTGATCTCAGAAAGTTCTATGCAAAGCTTGATGAAAGTCTTCCTGAAGAGGAGAAATGGAAGATCTTACGCAGTCATGATGGTTACCGTTATTACAGCAGTATGCTCACCCCTGAAACAAAACACCCACTACAAATCCTTGATGATGAAATCGCAAGTCTCCGTTCACGTATGGAATTTGCTCGTCAGGCGTCAGCATCACAGGAGCAACAAGCCCAGGATACTGCAGAAACAAAAGAGCATATCAAAGCTGCGATTAAGCGTGTCTGGGAAGCAGGATTTAGGGGGTATGCAGAAGGTGGTATTTATGCCATGGAGAAATCAAAGGATCCAGAAAGGCCGATTATGATTACGCTTGAAAATATTTTTCCTGAACGCTATGGAGGCCATCCTGCCGAGCTCAAAGAACTGGTAGAAGGATCGCGAAGAGAAATGGTCAAGCTGCTTACTGAAAAAAATATTAACAACCCGGATTCAACAGCCCCCGAAAGTCGCATCATTAATAATCCCTACTATCACCCACAGATAAACAAACAAGAAGCAGAAAAACTGGCGGAAAAGCACATTAAAGTAACTATTGATACTGCCCATGCAAATCTCTGGAGGAAATATTATCAGGATGACCCAGCGAAAACAAGGGAGCAGAATGATGCTGGCTTTGATAAATGGTTGGTTTCCCAATTTGAAGATTTAGCAAAGGCAGGCATGATCGGTAATGTCCATCTGGTTGATAATTATGGATATCAAGATGACCATCTTGCGCCAGGAGAAGGTAATGCTCCTGTCCGTGAGGTGGTAAAGATGCTCAAAAAATATGGTTACAAAGGTGCTTACACCGTAGAGCCAGGAGCTGATGCTTCTACCAATAACAGCGACTTTCATGGCTTAATGAAAACATGGCGTCACTTTGGCAGTCCTGTGTATGGATTATCCGGTTCTACCCGCGTAGGCGCACCACAAAATTCCTGGACAGACATCCAATATTCATACTTTGGAAGGACCTATCCTCCCTATTTCATCTTTGGGGCTTATGCACCAAGTAATGATTGGACACTCTGGACAGGAGTGCCGATGGAATGA